CCTCTCGCTGGAGCCTGGTTGTCGACACATGCCTTTGAGCAGTATGCCTTCGGAGTTGATGCGGATTACTTGCGCCAGTCAAGCTGGCCGATTCTTTCAGAAACAGCCGACTTCCTGGTCGATTACCTCTATCTGCTGCCCACCGGCGAGCTTTCCAGCACACCGAGTTGGTCGCCTGAGCATGGTCCGATTTCCAAAGGAACCACGGCCGACATTGCGATGGCGCGGGAAGCATTGAAAAATGCCATCCAAGCAGCCGAGGTGTTAGGTGAAAAAGGTCAGCGTGTGGAGTCGTGGAAAACTGCCATGGCTAAACTCGTCCCCTACAAAATCGGCCAGCACGGCCAGCTCCAGGAATGGTATGAGGACATCGATAATCCGAAGGACAAACACCGCCACCTGAACCACCTCTTTGGTCTGCATCCTGGAAGTCAGATTAGCCCTGTCCATACACCTGAGTTAGCCAAGGCTGCGAAGACGACTCTGACCATGCGCGGCGATGGCGCTACGGGCTGGTCGATGGGTTGGAAAATCAACTTCTGGGCCCGCATTCACGATGGTGACCACGCTTACCTGATGGTGCGCAATTTGCTCAAGAACGGCACCAATCCCAATCTTTTCGATGTGCATGCGCCATTCCAGATCGATGGTAACTTCGGTGGGTGTGCAGGTATTGCCGAGATGCTGATGCAGAGTCATTACCGCATGGATGGTGGGGAAATCGATCTCCTGCCAGCCCTCCCTAAAGACTGGCCGGCTGGATCGGTCAGGGGTCTGTTGGCGCGAGGTGGATTCACCGTTGATCTGGCTTGGAAAAACAGTGTGCCTACATCCGTCACGATCAAAGCGTCCAAGGCGGGCTTGGTGACGGTCCGGTTTAAGGGCAGGACATGGCAGCGCCAGATGAAGGCCGGCGAAACCTATCAGGTTACACCCTGAGGAAACGGCGCAGCCGGCAAACAATGCCACCGTTTACCGAAATTGGTTTATGCCTCCGGGAATATCGAGGCTCGGCTCCGGGCCACGTTGCACAGACAATCGTCAATGTAGCCTGGGATGGGATAGGATATGCGCAGCTTGGTCATTGAAATGTAAGAAATACCACAATCAATGGTATACCTCATACGTATGAAATCAGTATGCATAGCTTGTTCGGTTTTGCTGGGGATGGGTTCGCTACAAGCGGCGGCGCCGGTAAGCATGGAGTCGTTGTTACATGAAATGGTGGATCGCGACGCGGTCAGTCGCTTTCCCGGGTCGGATTTCCGCTTAAAGCAGGAAAGCAGCTACAGCCGAAAATCAAAGACTCCCGACGATGCAAAAGGCTGGTTCAATAATAAGGATAATAACACCAGCGCCGACCATGATTCGTTTATCCGGATCGATGAGGTCAACGGTGAAAAAGAGTGGGTCCTGATGGATCACAAGGGCGCGGGCACGCTGGTGCGGACATGGATGCCGTTTCGTAATATAGGAAAGCCGACCACTGATATACAAATCCGTGTTTATATCGATGGTGCGGTCGAGCCAACGCTTGAGGGGAACATGTTGGGATTGTTCAATGGGGATGATTTTTTCCCCTACCCGTTTGCCCATAAATCGCTGGCTTCGGCTGTGAATTTCTTTCCGATTCCCTATCAGAAGGGCCTGAAAATCACGACGACCCATTACCCGTTTTTCTATGTCTTGACTTACCGTGAATACCCGGAGGGAACCGCTGTGAAATCATTTACTGTGGCCGACTACAAAGCGGCGGCTCCTTTGATCAAAGAAGTGGGTAAAACACTACTCAACCCGACGGCGCAAGGGGTGGCTGACACGGTCCGCTTCTCAGCCCAATTGGGCAAGGGGGAATCGGAGTCGATTGAATTACCCAAAGGGGCGGCGGCCATTCGTGAACTCTCGGTGAAACTGGCTGATTATCACAAAATGTCAGTCACCCGCACGACGGTTTTGAAGATTGAGTTTGATAACAAGGAAACGGTTTGGTGTCCGGTTGGTGATTTTTTTGGCTCCGGGATGGGCCTGAACCCGCATCAAGGCTGGTACCGCACGGTGGAAGACGATGGGACCATGCGCTGTCGGTGGGTGATGCCTTATCAAGGCACGGCCAAGGTTTCCTTGGTGAACTTTGGCGACGACCCGGTTGCGGCGGAAGTCGAGGTCAAGACGGGTGCTTACCAATGGAATGGCCGTAGCATGTATTTCAATGCGGGTTGGCGTGGCCAGTATCCTGTGCCGACGCGACCTTACTCGGACTGGAACTACCTGACGGCCAAAGGTCGCGGCGTCTATGTTGGCGATACACTCACTGTGATGAACCCGGTCGAAAAATGGTGGGGCGAAGGTGATGAGAAAATCTGGATCGATGGAGAGGATTTTCCGTCGATGTTTGGCACGGGAACCGAAGACTATTATGGTTACTCGTGGGGTGGGCAGAGTACTGATTTTTATCATCACCCGTTCCACGCGCAACCACGGGCGTATGTTTACAATAAGCTGAACCGCAAGAAGGGCAATGAGCGGAATACGATGGGCTACAGTGTCGAGACGCGGAGTCGGTCGCTCGATACGATACCTTTCGGCAGTTCAATCAAACTGGATATGGAGGTGTGGTCGTGGACGGATTGCAATATGGGTTACGGAGTAGGTGTCTATTGGTATGCATTTGCAGCTACCACCTCGAACCGTCAGCCTGAACCCGTGGAGGTGTGCAATGTGCCCCCACTGCCTAAAGCCTATTTCTCGACTGGAGTCCAAAAAGAAAATGTGGGAGCAGCAACGTTCAAAGGCGCGATTGAACTCAGCCCCGGGCGTATTGTTTCGAAGTCTGAAAACTTGAGGATCCAGGTGCATTCCGCAAGGGCTGCCAAGAAGTCATGGAACAAGGGGGATTATCTTTTTACCAGGTCAGCCCTTGGAGATTTTGTTGAGTTTAAAATAGCGGCGCGAAGCCCAGTGGCTGAGAGGTTGTTTTTGAATGCTACGAAGGCGCCGGACTTGGGGATCCTCGGGTTCTCAGTCAATGGCAAGGTGGTCAAGGCGACCGTGGACCTCTATTCGAAGAAAGTGGAGGCGACCGGCCTGATCGATCTGGGTATCTTTGATCCTGTGGATGGCTTCTATGTCCTGCGCGCTGAAGTGGTAGGGAAAAACCCCAGGAGCAAGGGGGGCTTCCTCGCCTTGGATTGTATCCAGTTGAAGGCCGCACAATAAAAGAAAAAACCACCTTTTCAGGGGATATACAAAGGAGGGTGCTTAGTCTAGGCTACAACTATGAGCAGACTCAAAGATCTTTCCTTGAAAACATGTGTCAGCGCAGTGTCCCGATTACCCGGTGCGCTCTCGCTATTCGTTGTCATCTTCTGTTTCATACCTGAGAGTATGGCGGAAACCCGCCCTCCTAACATTGTGGTCTTCCTCGTTGACGACCTTGGCTATATGGATATTGGTGCCAACAACCCGTCGTGTTTTTATGAGACTCCGAGTATTGATGAGTTTGCCAAGACAGCCATGCGATTCACCCATGGCTACGCCGCAAACCCGGTTTGCTCGCCAACGCGTTATAGCTTGATGACGGGCAAGTATCCGACGCGTGTGGGGGCGACGAATTTCTTTTCCGGTATGCGGTCGGGCAAGTTCAAACCGGCGCCCTTGAATGATGAAATGCCCTTGGACGAGATCACCCTGGCCCAGGCGCTGAAAAAAAAGAACTACGCGACGTTTTTTGCCGGGAAATGGCACCTCGGACATACCGAAAAACACTTACCGCAAAATCGTGGATTTGATGTCAACGTTGGTGGCCACAAAGCGGGTGGCCCCTACACTGGAAAAAAATACTTTGCCCCGTTCAAAAACCCGCAGATGGAAGAAAGCCCTGAGGGGGAGCACCTGCCGGATCGTCTGGCGCGGGACACCGCTGCATTTATCGAGGCGAATAAAGACAAACCCTTCCTTGCCTACCTGTCATTCTACTCCGTCCACACCCCCTTGATGGGTCGACCTGATCTGGTGAAAAAATACCTAGCGAAGGCAGAAAAGGTGATGGGCAAGCCGTTCACCGAAGTGCCGGGTGAACTCATGGGTAAAAAACGCCAGAAGGTGCGGACGCTTCAGAGCCATGCTGTCTACGCGGCGATGGTCGAGGCCATGGATCAGGCGGTCGGCAAAGTGTTGAAACAACTGGAGGCTTCCGGTGTGGCTGACAATACCATGGTGATTTTTACATCCGACAACGGGGGTCTATCCACAAGTGAGGGCTGGCCGACCAGTAACCTGCCGCTACGAGGAGGCAAGGGATGGATATACGAAGGCGGCATTCGCGAGCCATGGATCATCCGCTATCCCGGAGTGACCAAGGCTGGCTCTGTTAGTGAAGAGACGATTTGCTCGATTGATCTGTATCCGACTGTGATGGCGGCGTCGGGGATTGAAACCAAGCATGAGATCGACGGGATCGATATCTCCCCCGCGCTCAAAGGTGGCACTCTCGATCGTGACACCCTTTACTGGCATTACCCGCATTACAGCAATCAAGGGGGGCCTCCCGGTGGGGCGATCCGGGTCGGCGATTACAAACTGGTCGAGCGTTACGAGGACGGCAAGGTCATGCTCTTCAATCTGAAGGATGACCTGGGCGAAACGAAGGATCTGGCGGCACAGTTCCCGGAACGCGTCGCCAAGATGCGTGCCAGCTTACACAAATGGTACCAAAGTGTTGATGCCCGGTTCCTGCAAAAAAACAAGAATGGTCCCGAGCCATGGCACCCATAGTCTGCGGCAAAATACCTGATAGAATCCCATGAAGAAATTACTGATCCCCGCCATAATTGGCTTTGTTTGCTGTGCCGCCGTGTCTGCCCAGGAAATAAAAATCACCTCCGAGCCAACCGGCTTCATTGTCGAAAAAGGCATCCGTCAAAAGCCGGACAAGGCAGGCTTTGTGTTATCCCGGGAGGTGAAGTTACCCGCCTTCAAACGCGGGGCCTTTTATCGTCCTTTTTCCGGCGGGGCAGCTCGTGGAAACCGCGTCGAGGCGGTCGCTTTTACCACCCTGGATGAATTGGCCGGATACACTCCCCCGAAGACCAGGAAAGACCACCACCATGTCCAGGAAGGGCAATTCATTTTGCTGGAGGTTGACACCGATCAATATCTGGCACTGCTGCCAATGACCTCCGGGAAAGTCTATGGTCAGTTTTTCAACGAGAAGGGCAGGCTGATGTTGAAAACAGGAAACTTTGGCACCCAGGCCGTCCAGGGCGACATTCCGCTGTTGATATGGGCTTATGGAAAATCCCCCTATGCCGCCACCTCCGCCGTGTGGAGGCAGGTGATTGAGTCTGGCTACGTGAACGCCGACTGGCGGTCTAACAAAAAGTTTCCAGAAGAACCATACGGCTACCTCGGTTGGTGTTCATGGGAGTTTTACAAAACGAGGATTTCTGAGAAAATTATCAGTAACGCCTTCCATACCCTGGAAGATTCCGATGCGCCTTTTCGATGGATCATGGTCGACGATGGTTATCTCGACGAAAAGGGAAGGAGGCTTCTCAGCTTCGGGGTCGATAAAAGGAAATTCCCTAACGGCTGGAAACCCATCATGGATCTCAAAAAAGACGATAAGATCAAATGGGTGGGTATCTGGCGAAACTGCGCCGGTTACATGTCGGGAGTTTCAGCGCAACACACGATGCCGGATCTGAAGCCTCATCTCACCAAAGCCAGGAAAGGCGGTATGATGTTGCCAAACGGTACCAAAGCGGCAGCTATGGCCTTTTATGATAAGATGACACTTGATACCAAAAAGAATGGTTTCAATTTTACCAAGGTCGATTTTCACACCAAGGCCTTCGACCTGTATCGAGGCATGCCCGATCCCGTCGGTGCCATGCGCGCCAACAATGAAGCGCTGGATGCATCCACCCATGAGCAAGGCATCCCGTTGCTCAACTGTATTGCCCAGCCTAACATTAACTCGCTACAGACCAAATACAGTGCCGTGACCCGCTCCAGTCCCGACTACAATCAGAAGGACAAGGACAAAAACAAGTGCAACACCTACCAGAGTTTCGCCAACCATTTGTGGATGGGACAGACGGTCTGGGGTGATCTGGATATGTTTCACACCCATGACCAGCGCGATGTCGTGCCGATGTCCATAGCGCGTGCCATTTCGGGTGGCCCGGTATATGTCTCCGATGAACCGGATAAGGTTGTCCCTGGGATACTGGCACCCTTTGCTTACCAGGATGGTAAACTTCTTCGGACCCAGGCACCTGCCACGCTATTACCGGAAAGCTTTTTCATCCATCCGTTCCGTGATGAAGAGGTATTCCGTGTGGTTGCTCCGTTAGAAGATCACGTTGCCGCGATCGCGTTGTTCAATTTCTCCGAAGCAGGGAAGACTCTTGAAAGCACAATTTCAGCCAAGGATTACCCCTATGCGGGTGAGCTGCTCCAGCCGGGCACCGGCCCATGGGAACAGCCTGAGGAGGGTTTGTTGGTCTATGACCTGGATCAGAAGAGAGTCGTCCCCCTGAGCGGAGACTTCAAGACGGAGGTTGCTGACTTCGGTGCCAAGCTCTTTCTGCTCTACCCCAAGACGCAAGGCTGGGCGGTGATTGGTCGTACCGATAAATACCTGCCGAGTGCCGCTGTAAAGGTGAAGTCTGTTTCCGAAAAGGAAATCGTGTTCACACTCAAGGAAACTGGCCCCTTGGCAATCTGGAGTGATCAAGGTGCGCCAATA
The sequence above is drawn from the Akkermansiaceae bacterium genome and encodes:
- a CDS encoding DUF2961 domain-containing protein, which translates into the protein MKSVCIACSVLLGMGSLQAAAPVSMESLLHEMVDRDAVSRFPGSDFRLKQESSYSRKSKTPDDAKGWFNNKDNNTSADHDSFIRIDEVNGEKEWVLMDHKGAGTLVRTWMPFRNIGKPTTDIQIRVYIDGAVEPTLEGNMLGLFNGDDFFPYPFAHKSLASAVNFFPIPYQKGLKITTTHYPFFYVLTYREYPEGTAVKSFTVADYKAAAPLIKEVGKTLLNPTAQGVADTVRFSAQLGKGESESIELPKGAAAIRELSVKLADYHKMSVTRTTVLKIEFDNKETVWCPVGDFFGSGMGLNPHQGWYRTVEDDGTMRCRWVMPYQGTAKVSLVNFGDDPVAAEVEVKTGAYQWNGRSMYFNAGWRGQYPVPTRPYSDWNYLTAKGRGVYVGDTLTVMNPVEKWWGEGDEKIWIDGEDFPSMFGTGTEDYYGYSWGGQSTDFYHHPFHAQPRAYVYNKLNRKKGNERNTMGYSVETRSRSLDTIPFGSSIKLDMEVWSWTDCNMGYGVGVYWYAFAATTSNRQPEPVEVCNVPPLPKAYFSTGVQKENVGAATFKGAIELSPGRIVSKSENLRIQVHSARAAKKSWNKGDYLFTRSALGDFVEFKIAARSPVAERLFLNATKAPDLGILGFSVNGKVVKATVDLYSKKVEATGLIDLGIFDPVDGFYVLRAEVVGKNPRSKGGFLALDCIQLKAAQ
- a CDS encoding sulfatase — its product is MAETRPPNIVVFLVDDLGYMDIGANNPSCFYETPSIDEFAKTAMRFTHGYAANPVCSPTRYSLMTGKYPTRVGATNFFSGMRSGKFKPAPLNDEMPLDEITLAQALKKKNYATFFAGKWHLGHTEKHLPQNRGFDVNVGGHKAGGPYTGKKYFAPFKNPQMEESPEGEHLPDRLARDTAAFIEANKDKPFLAYLSFYSVHTPLMGRPDLVKKYLAKAEKVMGKPFTEVPGELMGKKRQKVRTLQSHAVYAAMVEAMDQAVGKVLKQLEASGVADNTMVIFTSDNGGLSTSEGWPTSNLPLRGGKGWIYEGGIREPWIIRYPGVTKAGSVSEETICSIDLYPTVMAASGIETKHEIDGIDISPALKGGTLDRDTLYWHYPHYSNQGGPPGGAIRVGDYKLVERYEDGKVMLFNLKDDLGETKDLAAQFPERVAKMRASLHKWYQSVDARFLQKNKNGPEPWHP
- a CDS encoding raffinose synthase — its product is MKKLLIPAIIGFVCCAAVSAQEIKITSEPTGFIVEKGIRQKPDKAGFVLSREVKLPAFKRGAFYRPFSGGAARGNRVEAVAFTTLDELAGYTPPKTRKDHHHVQEGQFILLEVDTDQYLALLPMTSGKVYGQFFNEKGRLMLKTGNFGTQAVQGDIPLLIWAYGKSPYAATSAVWRQVIESGYVNADWRSNKKFPEEPYGYLGWCSWEFYKTRISEKIISNAFHTLEDSDAPFRWIMVDDGYLDEKGRRLLSFGVDKRKFPNGWKPIMDLKKDDKIKWVGIWRNCAGYMSGVSAQHTMPDLKPHLTKARKGGMMLPNGTKAAAMAFYDKMTLDTKKNGFNFTKVDFHTKAFDLYRGMPDPVGAMRANNEALDASTHEQGIPLLNCIAQPNINSLQTKYSAVTRSSPDYNQKDKDKNKCNTYQSFANHLWMGQTVWGDLDMFHTHDQRDVVPMSIARAISGGPVYVSDEPDKVVPGILAPFAYQDGKLLRTQAPATLLPESFFIHPFRDEEVFRVVAPLEDHVAAIALFNFSEAGKTLESTISAKDYPYAGELLQPGTGPWEQPEEGLLVYDLDQKRVVPLSGDFKTEVADFGAKLFLLYPKTQGWAVIGRTDKYLPSAAVKVKSVSEKEIVFTLKETGPLAIWSDQGAPILKGARFQRIADNLYLADLPIKAGATELTVTR